In Candidatus Sodalis pierantonius str. SOPE, one DNA window encodes the following:
- a CDS encoding IS5-like element ISSoEn1 family transposase — translation MAKQKFKITNWPAYNNALRQRGDLTVWLDESAIAAWTESTPPEHRGRPLHYTDMAITTVLMIKRVFNLSLRALQGFVDAIFKLMGLSLRCPDYSLVSRRAKTVDISIKTPTRGEISHLVIDGTGLKIFGEGEWKVRQHGAERRRVWRKLHLAVDSATHEIICADLSLSGTTDAQALPGLINQTHRKIREASADSAYDTRYCHDALLRKKIKPLIPPRSGAQYWPARYHERNHAVANQHLSGNNDTWKKKVGYHRRSLAETAMFRFKTLLGGHLSLHDYDAQVGEAMAMVKALNRITLLGMPNSVRIM, via the coding sequence ATGGCAAAGCAAAAGTTTAAAATCACCAATTGGCCCGCATACAACAATGCGCTCAGGCAGCGGGGGGACCTGACAGTATGGCTTGATGAGTCTGCCATTGCTGCATGGACTGAGAGTACACCACCTGAACATCGTGGCCGGCCGCTTCACTACACCGATATGGCCATTACCACGGTTCTGATGATAAAGCGCGTGTTTAACCTTTCGCTCCGGGCGTTACAGGGTTTCGTTGACGCGATTTTTAAACTGATGGGGCTGTCGCTGCGCTGCCCAGATTACTCTCTGGTCAGCCGACGAGCAAAAACCGTCGACATCAGCATAAAAACGCCAACCCGCGGCGAAATCTCACACCTGGTCATCGATGGCACCGGCCTGAAAATCTTCGGCGAAGGCGAATGGAAAGTCAGGCAGCATGGGGCTGAGAGGCGCAGAGTATGGCGCAAGCTTCATCTGGCAGTAGATAGCGCGACACATGAAATTATCTGTGCCGATTTATCGCTAAGTGGTACGACAGATGCGCAGGCGCTGCCCGGGCTGATTAACCAAACCCACCGGAAAATCAGGGAAGCGTCGGCTGACAGTGCTTACGATACGCGTTACTGTCATGATGCTCTGCTGAGGAAAAAAATAAAGCCGCTTATCCCACCGCGAAGTGGTGCGCAATATTGGCCAGCTCGATACCATGAGCGTAACCATGCGGTGGCAAATCAGCATCTGAGCGGCAATAACGATACCTGGAAAAAGAAAGTAGGTTATCACCGGCGTTCACTGGCTGAAACGGCCATGTTCCGGTTTAAAACACTTCTGGGTGGTCATCTGAGTCTGCATGACTATGACGCGCAGGTAGGTGAGGCTATGGCAATGGTCAAAGCGCTTAACCGGATCACGCTGTTAGGAATGC
- a CDS encoding GAF domain-containing protein, which produces MELPVSFPLAANESQRLEALDRSGLVDTAPEAAFDRLTWLASQNLHMPVALMTLLTPTRQWFKSRQGLKLTQTPRSWAFCNHTVLQKDVFAVNDLSRETLFADNPAVANPPNFRFYAGAPIVDPDGFALGSLCVIDYQPRALDATQAQTLLALAELVSDEVRLRAVNRQWRWACDRLERLA; this is translated from the coding sequence ATGGAATTGCCGGTGTCCTTCCCCCTGGCCGCTAATGAAAGCCAACGGCTGGAAGCGTTGGACCGCTCCGGTTTGGTGGACACCGCCCCCGAGGCAGCTTTTGACCGGTTAACCTGGCTTGCCAGCCAGAATTTGCACATGCCTGTCGCGCTGATGACGCTACTGACCCCCACACGCCAGTGGTTTAAGTCACGACAGGGGCTGAAACTGACGCAAACGCCGCGCAGTTGGGCTTTTTGCAATCACACCGTCTTGCAAAAAGACGTGTTCGCCGTCAACGACCTGTCGCGCGAGACGCTTTTTGCTGACAACCCGGCGGTGGCGAACCCGCCTAACTTTCGCTTCTATGCGGGCGCGCCGATAGTCGATCCCGATGGCTTTGCGTTGGGGTCATTATGCGTTATTGATTATCAACCCCGCGCGCTGGACGCCACGCAGGCGCAAACGCTGCTCGCGCTGGCGGAGCTGGTTTCCGATGAGGTTAGGCTGCGCGCCGTCAATCGCCAATGGCGCTGGGCCTGTGATAGGCTCGAACGCCTGGCTTAA
- a CDS encoding helix-turn-helix domain-containing protein: MHQASEKNPFPAVEIMANDILTTTQAAQLLGISVRTAQLFIEGGALASWKTPGGHRRVHRADVLAFMAKKNDRAPKLSSARVILLASPARRPLLEGLLSTVGEGAVDDVYATAFAIGHRLPAVVVVDLADARAERLSLLSHLAAHPALGLTRLMAVNDADATATDANRAPPSRSR; encoded by the coding sequence ATGCATCAAGCTTCAGAGAAGAACCCATTTCCGGCAGTAGAAATTATGGCTAACGATATCCTGACCACGACCCAGGCCGCGCAGTTGCTCGGTATTTCGGTACGTACCGCCCAACTGTTCATCGAAGGCGGGGCCTTGGCCTCGTGGAAAACCCCCGGGGGCCATCGCCGCGTCCACCGCGCCGATGTCCTGGCCTTTATGGCGAAGAAGAACGATCGGGCACCGAAGCTTTCATCGGCACGGGTCATCCTGCTCGCCTCGCCGGCGCGCCGCCCGCTGCTTGAAGGGCTGCTGTCCACGGTCGGCGAAGGCGCCGTTGACGACGTTTACGCGACCGCTTTCGCCATCGGCCACCGGCTGCCGGCGGTGGTGGTGGTCGATCTGGCGGACGCGCGCGCGGAGCGACTTTCTCTGCTGTCTCATCTGGCGGCCCATCCCGCTCTGGGACTGACGCGGCTAATGGCCGTGAACGACGCCGACGCCACAGCAACGGACGCCAATCGCGCCCCGCCATCGCGGTCCAGGTAA